In Nomascus leucogenys isolate Asia chromosome 8, Asia_NLE_v1, whole genome shotgun sequence, a single genomic region encodes these proteins:
- the ZNF883 gene encoding zinc finger protein 883, whose product MESEKIYMTVNPYLCTECGKGYTCIASLTQHQKTHIGEKPYECKICGKSFTRNTNLIQHQRIHTGEKPYECNECGKAFSQSTNLIQHQRVHTGEKPYECNECEKTFSHRSSLRNHERIHTGEKPYPCNECGKAFSHISALTQHHRIHTGKKPYECTECGKTFSRSTHLIEHQGIHSEEKSYQCKECRKVFCHSTSLIRHQRTHTGAKPYECNECGKAFSHTPAFIQHQRIHTGEKPYECTACGKAFNRSAHLTEHQRTHTGEKPYVCKECGKTFSRSTHLTEHLKIHSGVKPYRCNECQKLFCYRTSLIRHQRTHTGEKPYQCNECGKSFSLSSALTKHKRIHTRERPYQCNKCGHVFCHSTSLIRHQKTHFRKETLAE is encoded by the coding sequence ATGGAATCTGAGAAAATTTATATGACAGTGAACCCATACCTCTGTACTGAATGTGGGAAAGGCTACACTTGTATTGCATCCCTGACCCAGCATCAGAAAACACACAttggagagaaaccttatgaatgtaaaATATGTGGTAAGTCCTTTACCCGGAACACTAATCTTATTCAACATCAAAGAAtacatactggagagaaaccttatgaatgtaatgaatgtgggaaagcttttaGTCAGAGCACTAATCTTATTCAGCATCAAAGAGTCCATACTGGGGAGAAACCTTATGAGTGTAATGAATGTGAAAAAACCTTTAGTCATAGGTCGTCCCTTAGAAATCATGAGAGAAtccatactggagaaaaaccctatccttgtaatgaatgtgggaaagctttcaGCCATATCTCTGCCCTTACTCAACATCATAGAATTCATACTGGAAAGAAACCATATGAATGtactgaatgtggaaaaaccTTCAGCCGCAGCACACACCTAATTGAACATCAGGGAATTCATTCTGAGGAAAAATCCTACCAGTGCAAGGAATGTCGGAAAGTTTTTTGCCACAGCACATCACTAATTCGACATCAGAGAACCCACACAGGAGCGAAACCatatgaatgtaatgaatgtgggaaagctttcaGCCATACCCCAGCCTTCATTCAACAtcaaagaattcatactggagaaaaaccttaTGAGTGTACTGCATGTGGAAAGGCCTTCAATCGGAGTGCACATCTTACTGAACACCAGagaactcatactggagagaagccctatgtttgtaaagaatgtggaaaaaccttCAGTCGAAGTACACACCTTACTGAACATCTAAAAATTCATTCTGGTGTGAAACCCTATCGATGTAATGAATGTCAGAAACTGTTTTGCTATAGAACCTCACTAATTCGACATCAGAGGACgcatacaggagagaaaccctaccagtgtaatgaatgtgggaaatcctTCAGCTTAAGCTCAGCTCTGACTAAACATAAGCGAATACATACAAGGGAGAGACCCTATCAATGTAATAAGTGTGGCCATGTCTTTTGTCATAGTACATCCTTAATTCGACATCAGAAAACTCATTTCAGAAAGGAAACCTTAGCAGAGTAA